A genomic segment from Pseudomonas sp. M30-35 encodes:
- a CDS encoding outer membrane lipoprotein-sorting protein, translated as MNNRLLQTLLALSLSLAASSQALGQTEASPDAFERGTEIANKIHDNDSGFVDYKAAGYMTTKRAGGAAAERSFQMYTLESADAGDKRLVVFQTPRDLAGFVSLTYNNPDAPDDQWIFLPALNRVKRLASRDKTGSFGGSEFSYEDIATWELNSYTYKFLQDEPCGEPKTTCHTIANIPKYQYSGYSKLVETIDPRIWKPQNVVYFDKAGRELKRLDFYDYQQYQGKYWRPGRIVMTNLRDNSVSEIKWVDYTFKTGLKESDMSERRMAFWSR; from the coding sequence ATGAACAATCGACTGTTGCAAACCCTGCTCGCCCTAAGCCTATCCCTCGCAGCCAGCAGCCAGGCGCTTGGCCAAACTGAAGCAAGCCCTGATGCCTTTGAACGGGGTACCGAGATTGCCAATAAGATTCATGACAATGATTCAGGTTTTGTCGACTACAAAGCCGCTGGGTACATGACCACTAAGCGCGCGGGTGGCGCTGCTGCCGAGCGTAGTTTTCAAATGTACACCCTCGAATCGGCTGACGCAGGCGACAAACGCTTGGTGGTATTTCAAACCCCACGCGACCTCGCAGGCTTTGTCTCGCTGACCTACAACAACCCCGATGCGCCGGATGATCAGTGGATTTTTTTACCGGCACTGAATCGAGTGAAGCGCCTCGCCTCACGCGACAAGACCGGCTCTTTTGGCGGTTCTGAATTCTCCTACGAGGACATCGCCACATGGGAGCTGAACAGCTACACCTATAAATTTTTGCAGGATGAGCCTTGTGGCGAGCCAAAAACCACTTGCCATACCATCGCCAATATTCCCAAGTACCAATACTCTGGCTACTCGAAACTAGTAGAAACCATTGACCCACGTATTTGGAAACCGCAGAACGTTGTTTATTTCGATAAAGCCGGGCGCGAACTAAAACGCCTCGATTTTTACGACTACCAGCAATACCAGGGCAAATACTGGCGCCCGGGCCGGATCGTCATGACCAATCTGCGCGACAACTCCGTGTCTGAAATCAAATGGGTCGATTACACATTCAAAACGGGTCTTAAAGAGTCTGACATGTCAGAACGTCGAATGGCGTTCTGGTCACGCTGA
- a CDS encoding aminotransferase class I/II-fold pyridoxal phosphate-dependent enzyme, which produces MNNNVNTNIESLLAKVRSGIRINASEPVVDQDVHAPDASKYPEYALVEGIKSLYSDNNAISNPYFLARSGEVSSNLQIAGSDYVTFSNYNYLGLSHDPRVKAAAHDAIDQYGCHAGAARMVGGEIELHTQLEHELAEFTGFEAVSVGVGGYSANVSVIGYLLDKQDLIIHDEYMHNSAIMGSVMSGARRIAFAHNDMAALDRLLSENRKHYRRALILVEGAYSMDGDLVDLPGVVALKKKHGAWLMIDEAHSIGTVGKTGRGVCEHFAMDTAEVDLIIGTLSKSFASCGGFVAGKKQLIELLHYFCPGLLLYSTGISPANTAAALAAVSLARAEPERVKRLQYNAQRFKEMAEERGLDCRSSLAGVPIVPLMIKDERALELMSKLLNNGIIAHAVMHPVVPREAARLRCFISHDHDETMFAHTLDLLVEDACTAPNNR; this is translated from the coding sequence ATGAACAACAATGTAAATACAAACATTGAGTCTCTACTGGCGAAGGTTCGCTCAGGTATCCGTATCAACGCTTCCGAGCCTGTCGTCGACCAAGACGTGCACGCACCCGATGCAAGCAAGTACCCAGAATATGCATTAGTGGAGGGTATTAAATCGCTCTACAGCGACAACAACGCAATCAGCAACCCTTACTTCCTGGCACGCAGTGGAGAGGTGTCCAGCAACCTGCAAATTGCAGGCAGCGACTACGTCACTTTCTCCAACTACAACTACCTCGGCCTTTCCCATGATCCACGAGTGAAGGCCGCTGCGCATGACGCGATTGATCAATACGGCTGTCATGCCGGCGCGGCCAGGATGGTCGGCGGCGAAATTGAACTGCACACCCAACTCGAACATGAGCTAGCAGAGTTCACCGGTTTCGAAGCCGTCAGTGTCGGCGTTGGCGGCTACAGTGCCAACGTTTCGGTGATTGGTTACCTGCTCGATAAACAGGACCTGATCATCCATGACGAGTACATGCACAACAGCGCAATCATGGGCTCGGTCATGTCCGGTGCCCGGCGTATAGCCTTTGCTCACAATGACATGGCCGCACTTGATCGTCTGTTGAGCGAAAACCGTAAGCACTATCGTCGCGCGCTGATTTTGGTTGAAGGCGCCTACAGCATGGACGGTGATCTGGTTGATTTACCCGGTGTTGTTGCGCTCAAGAAAAAGCATGGCGCCTGGTTGATGATTGATGAAGCGCACTCGATCGGCACTGTCGGTAAAACCGGGCGCGGCGTTTGCGAGCACTTTGCAATGGACACCGCAGAGGTCGACCTGATCATCGGCACGCTGTCAAAAAGCTTTGCCAGTTGCGGTGGTTTTGTCGCCGGTAAAAAGCAGCTTATCGAATTGCTGCATTACTTTTGTCCAGGGCTGTTGCTCTACAGCACGGGTATTAGCCCAGCTAATACCGCGGCGGCTCTGGCTGCTGTAAGCCTGGCCAGAGCTGAGCCCGAGCGCGTAAAGCGCCTGCAGTACAACGCACAACGCTTCAAGGAAATGGCCGAGGAACGCGGGCTTGATTGCCGCTCCTCGCTGGCCGGTGTGCCTATTGTGCCGCTGATGATCAAGGACGAGCGAGCCTTGGAGCTGATGTCAAAACTGCTCAACAACGGAATCATCGCCCATGCGGTGATGCACCCGGTGGTGCCCCGCGAAGCCGCACGTCTGCGCTGTTTTATCAGCCACGACCACGACGAAACGATGTTCGCCCACACCCTCGACCTGTTGGTCGAAGACGCCTGTACAGCGCCTAACAATCGCTAA